A single window of Mycosarcoma maydis chromosome 1, whole genome shotgun sequence DNA harbors:
- a CDS encoding putative COP9 signalosome complex, subunit 2: MSDEEFIMDDAADEDYDFEYEEDDDLDDADADIENRYYNAKNIRDSDPDGAIQELKAVVQAEKEKGDWGFKALKQMTKINFHRGHHVEALDTYTQLLSYTKSAVTRNYSEKSINNILDYVSNATDVGLSTMQSFYDVTKSALEDARNDRLSVKTDLKLARIWLARKEWGRLAKSLKQLHAYCTSKDGSDDQSKGTILLEIFALEIQMYGEVGNFKKLKEVYNSTLQVKSAIPHPRIMGVIRECGGKMHMSEKNWAAAQVDFFQAFLNYDEAGSTQRIQVLKYLVLAHMLMGSDINPFDSQETKPYKNDPEIVAMTNLVAAYQRREVHEAEKILRENKRTILEDSFIKAYIDDVLRGLRTQYLIDTIKPYSRMQLGYLAQQLNISVDQVEDLLMSLILDEIIKARIDQVGQYVELDRSANSSGKPRYQALGKWNVELDRLGSSVHVKHAAGAGSGSGTNLGGSFLRMGIGLGGTAPGLGPSLR, translated from the coding sequence ATGTCAGACGAAGAATTTATCATGGACGATGCGGCGGATGAGGATTACGACTTTGAGTacgaagaagacgatgacctcgatgatgccgatgcagatATCGAAAACCGCTACTACAACGCCAAAAACATCAGAGATTCTGACCCGGACGGCGCGATACaggagctcaaggcggTGGTCCAAGCTGAAAAGGAAAAGGGCGACTGGGGCTTCAAAGCTCTTAAACAAATGACCAAGATCAACTTCCATCGAGGACATCATGTAGAGGCTCTCGATACGTATACACAGCTGCTCTCATATACAAAGAGTGCGGTCACGCGCAACTATTCGGAAAAGTCAATCAACAACATCCTCGACTATGTCTCGAATGCTACCGACGTTGGCCTCTCAACGATGCAGTCCTTCTACGACGTCACCAAGTCTGCGTTGGAGGACGCCCGAAACGACCGACTCTCTGTCAAGACAGACCTGAAGCTCGCACGAATCTGGCTGGCGCGTAAAGAGTGGGGCCGTCTTGCAAagtcgctcaagcagctgcacgcCTATTGCACAAGCAAGGATGGTAGCGACGATCAGTCCAAAGGCACTATTCTGCTCGAGATCTTTGCTCTCGAGATCCAGATGTACGGCGAGGTCGGCAACTTTaagaagctcaaggaggTCTACAACTCTACGCTGCAGGTCAAGAGCGCCATTCCGCATCCGCGCATCATGGGTGTCATCCGCGAGTGCGGTGGCAAGATGCACATGTCAGAAAAGAACTGGGCCGCCGCGCAGGTCGATTTCTTCCAGGCTTTCCTCAACTACGATGAGGCCGGAAGCACGCAACGAATCCAGGTGCTTAAGTACCTCGTGCTTGCTCACATGCTCATGGGGAGCGATATCAACCCATTCGACTCGCAGGAAACCAAACCTTACAAGAACGATCCCGAGATCGTTGCCATGACCAATCTCGTTGCCGCGTACCAGCGCCGAGAAGTGCACGAGGCCGAAAAGATCCTGCGCGAGAACAAGCGCACCATCCTCGAAGACTCGTTCATCAAAGCCTACATTGACGACGTTTTGCGTGGACTCCGCACGCAGTATCTGATCGACACGATCAAGCCATATTCGCGCATGCAGCTCGGATACCTGGCTCAGCAGCTCAATATAAGCGTTGATCAAGTTGAGGATCTGCTCATGtcgctcatcctcgacgaaATCATCAAGGCCCGGATCGACCAGGTAGGACAGTACGTCGAACTCGATCGCAGCGCCAACAGCTCCGGAAAACCGCGGTATCAAGCCCTTGGCAAATGgaacgtcgagctggatcgacttGGATCCTCGGTTCATGTTAAGCATGCAGCCGGGGCCGGAAGTGGGTCCGGTACCAACCTCGGCGGGTCTTTTCTGCGGATGGGCATAGGGCTTGGTGGCACAGCGCCTGGCTTGGGCCCATCTCTTCGTTAA
- a CDS encoding putative thiamine biosynthesis protein nmt1 yields MSSDKITFLTNWQAVPYHLPVYRAQSQGYFAKEGIKVAILEPNDPSDVTEIIGTGKADMGLKAMIHTLAAKGMRNYPVTSIGTLMDEPATGIIYIDGNGITSDFQSLRGKRIGYVGEFGKIQIDELTSHFGMKPEDYTAVRVGMNATEAIIDGRVDAAIGLENVQMVELEDWCEQQGRPKADVKMLRIDELAELGCCCFCSILYIANDNFVSQHPEKVRAFMRAVKRAADDLFDQPQQAWEDFKVFKKSMQGPINARIFERSFAYMSRDCANVPRDWSKVTNYCKRLGIIDASFEPNMTNNFLSWNVDAQDDVDPDAKQKEIAQYQANDAHKLLASGGAHILPSFGCKFAKAATVQASA; encoded by the exons ATGTCGAGCGACAAGATCACCTTCTTGACCAACTGGCAGGCAGTGCCTTACCACCTCCCTGTTTACCGCGCCCAGTCCCAG GGCTACTTTGCCAAAGAGGGCATCAAGGTGGCCATCCTGGAGCCCAATGACCCCAGCGATGTT ACGGAAATCATCGGCACAGGCAAGGCCGACATGGGTCTCAAGGCCATGATCCACACGCTCGCCGCCAAGGGCATGCGCAACTATCCCGTCACTTCTATCGGAACCCTCATGGATGAACCTGCCACTGGTATCATCTACATCGACGGCAACGGTATCACCTCAGACTTTCAGAGCCTTCGCGGAAAGCGAATCGGCTATGTCGGCGAGTTTGGCAAAATTCAGATCGATGAGCTCACCAGCCACTTTGGCATGAAACCCGAGGACTACACCGCCGTACGTGTCGGAATGAATGCCACCGaggccatcatcgacggcCGTGTTGATGCAGCTATCGGTCTAGAGAATGTCCAGAtggtcgagcttgaagacTGGTGCGAGCAGCAGGGTCGACCGAAGGCGGACGTCAAGATGCTGAGAATTGACGAACTTGCTGAGCtcggatgctgctgcttctgctctaTCCTCTATATCGCCAACGACAACTTTGTCAGCCAGCACCCCGAAAAGGTGCGCGCCTTCATGCGCGCTGTCAAGCGCGCCGCCGACGACCTCTTCGACCAGCCCCAGCAGGCTTGGGAGGACTTCAAAGTCTTCAAGAAGAGCATGCAGGGACCCATCAACGCTCGCATCTTTGAGCGATCGTTCGCCTACATGTCTCGCGACTGTGCCAACGTTCCGCGCGACTGGTCCAAAGTGACCAACTACTGCAAGCGGCTCGGCATCATCGATGCTTCCTTCGAGCCCAACATGACCAACAACTTCCTCTCCTGGAATGTTGATGCTCAAGATGATGTCGATCCCGATGCCAAGCAGAAAGAGATTGCCCAGTACCAGGCCAATGACGCGCACAAGCTGCTTGCTTCGGGTGGTGCCCACATTCTGCCCAGCTTTGGCTGCAAGTTCGCCAAGGCAGCCACCGTCCAGGCATCTGCCTAG